Proteins encoded by one window of Branchiostoma floridae strain S238N-H82 chromosome 6, Bfl_VNyyK, whole genome shotgun sequence:
- the LOC118417784 gene encoding plasminogen-like isoform X1, producing MSNCRKLVGSVWCDFLLGAHRQDLFPWLTVPRGDPDMSNMTMVLLLLLAAATCTAAADMPAGVDISDIEERVEALDETLEEILSEMSEDPGQNNDYFRRGLDPKAQGAEACLVYKGESYRGKLATTVTGKKCQRWASQTPHSHKYRPDKYESDGLNENYCRNPDGHSAPWCYTMDMGKRWEYCNVPGCDCVNYKGTTYRGTIAVTKSGKTCQPWASQTPHSHKYTPVKYLNYGLDQNYCRNPSGNAMPWCYTTDPGKKWDYCDIPGCECVEGTGATYRGTVAVTKSGTPCQRWDSSSPHKPGYTPPDGKDHNYCRNPSRAAMPWCYTTDPGKRWEVCDIAPCECRMGKGTSYRGTVAVTKSGKTCQRWDSKSPHKPYYKPQDRKDHNYCRNPDGQAQPWCYTTDPGTRWEFCDIPGCGDSMGDVIPML from the exons GACTTGTTCCCGTGGCTGACTGTACCTCGGGGCGATCCGGACATGTCCAACATGACGATGGTCCTGCTGCTCCTCCTGGCGGCTGCCACCTGCACTGCAGCTGCAGACATGCCTGCCGGTGTCGACATAAGTGACATTGAAGAAAGG GTCGAAGCTTTAGATGAGACTTTGGAAGAGATATTGTCGGAAATG TCGGAGGATCCTGGCCAAAATAATGACTACTTCCGACGTGGCCTCGACCCCAAGGCTCAAGGAG CGGAAGCCTGCCTGGTCTACAAAGGGGAATCCTACCGTGGAAAACTGGCCACCACAGTGACGGGAAAGAAGTGCCAGCGATGGGCCAGTCAGACTCCACATTCCCACAAATACCGGCCGGACAAGTACGAGTCGGACGGGCTGAACgagaactactgccgcaaccctGACGGTCACTCCGCGCCCTGGTGCTACACCATGGACATGGGCAAGAGATGGGAGTACTGCAACGTGCCCGGATGTG ACTGCGTGAACTATAAAGGAACAACCTACCGCGGGACCATCGCCGTCACCAAGTCAGGGAAGACGTGTCAGCCGTGGGCCAGTCAGACGCCGCATAGCCACAAGTACACGCCTGTCAAGTACCTGAACTACGGACTGGACcagaactactgccgcaacccgTCTGGTAACGCCATGCcgtggtgctacaccacggacccCGGGAAGAAATGGGACTACTGTGACATCCCAGGATGCG AGTGTGTGGAAGGGACCGGAGCAACCTACCGCGGGACTGTGGCCGTGACCAAGTCAGGCACGCcctgtcagcgctgggacagctCCTCACCCCACAAGCCCGGCTACACGCCGCCGGATGGTAAAGACcacaactactgccgcaaccccTCCAGAGCAGCCATgccctggtgctacaccacggacccTGGAAAGAGATGGGAGGTCTGTGACATTGCACCATGCG AATGCCGCATGGGAAAAGGGACGTCCTACCGCGGGACCGTGGCCGTGACCAAGTCAGGCAAAACCTGTCAGCGATGGGACAGCAAATCTCCACACAAGCCGTACTACAAGCCGCAAGATCGTAAAGATcacaactactgccgcaacccgGACGGTCAAGCCCAgccctggtgctacaccacggacccGGGGACCAGATGGGAGTTCTGTGACATACCGGGATGCG GGGACTCAATGGGAGATGTGATtccgatgttgtga
- the LOC118417784 gene encoding plasminogen-like isoform X3: MSNCRKLVGSVWCDFLLGAHRQDLFPWLTVPRGDPDMSNMTMVLLLLLAAATCTAAADMPAGVDISDIEERSEDPGQNNDYFRRGLDPKAQGAEACLVYKGESYRGKLATTVTGKKCQRWASQTPHSHKYRPDKYESDGLNENYCRNPDGHSAPWCYTMDMGKRWEYCNVPGCDCVNYKGTTYRGTIAVTKSGKTCQPWASQTPHSHKYTPVKYLNYGLDQNYCRNPSGNAMPWCYTTDPGKKWDYCDIPGCECVEGTGATYRGTVAVTKSGTPCQRWDSSSPHKPGYTPPDGKDHNYCRNPSRAAMPWCYTTDPGKRWEVCDIAPCECRMGKGTSYRGTVAVTKSGKTCQRWDSKSPHKPYYKPQDRKDHNYCRNPDGQAQPWCYTTDPGTRWEFCDIPGCGDSMGDVIPML; encoded by the exons GACTTGTTCCCGTGGCTGACTGTACCTCGGGGCGATCCGGACATGTCCAACATGACGATGGTCCTGCTGCTCCTCCTGGCGGCTGCCACCTGCACTGCAGCTGCAGACATGCCTGCCGGTGTCGACATAAGTGACATTGAAGAAAGG TCGGAGGATCCTGGCCAAAATAATGACTACTTCCGACGTGGCCTCGACCCCAAGGCTCAAGGAG CGGAAGCCTGCCTGGTCTACAAAGGGGAATCCTACCGTGGAAAACTGGCCACCACAGTGACGGGAAAGAAGTGCCAGCGATGGGCCAGTCAGACTCCACATTCCCACAAATACCGGCCGGACAAGTACGAGTCGGACGGGCTGAACgagaactactgccgcaaccctGACGGTCACTCCGCGCCCTGGTGCTACACCATGGACATGGGCAAGAGATGGGAGTACTGCAACGTGCCCGGATGTG ACTGCGTGAACTATAAAGGAACAACCTACCGCGGGACCATCGCCGTCACCAAGTCAGGGAAGACGTGTCAGCCGTGGGCCAGTCAGACGCCGCATAGCCACAAGTACACGCCTGTCAAGTACCTGAACTACGGACTGGACcagaactactgccgcaacccgTCTGGTAACGCCATGCcgtggtgctacaccacggacccCGGGAAGAAATGGGACTACTGTGACATCCCAGGATGCG AGTGTGTGGAAGGGACCGGAGCAACCTACCGCGGGACTGTGGCCGTGACCAAGTCAGGCACGCcctgtcagcgctgggacagctCCTCACCCCACAAGCCCGGCTACACGCCGCCGGATGGTAAAGACcacaactactgccgcaaccccTCCAGAGCAGCCATgccctggtgctacaccacggacccTGGAAAGAGATGGGAGGTCTGTGACATTGCACCATGCG AATGCCGCATGGGAAAAGGGACGTCCTACCGCGGGACCGTGGCCGTGACCAAGTCAGGCAAAACCTGTCAGCGATGGGACAGCAAATCTCCACACAAGCCGTACTACAAGCCGCAAGATCGTAAAGATcacaactactgccgcaacccgGACGGTCAAGCCCAgccctggtgctacaccacggacccGGGGACCAGATGGGAGTTCTGTGACATACCGGGATGCG GGGACTCAATGGGAGATGTGATtccgatgttgtga
- the LOC118417784 gene encoding plasminogen-like isoform X2 produces the protein MSNCRKLVGSVWCDFLLGAHRQDLFPWLTVPRGDPDMSNMTMVLLLLLAAATCTAAADMPAGVDISDIEERVEALDETLEEILSEMSEDPGQNNDYFRRGLDPKAQGAEACLVYKGESYRGKLATTVTGKKCQRWASQTPHSHKYRPDKYESDGLNENYCRNPDGHSAPWCYTMDMGKRWEYCNVPGCDCVNYKGTTYRGTIAVTKSGKTCQPWASQTPHSHKYTPVKYLNYGLDQNYCRNPSGNAMPWCYTTDPGKKWDYCDIPGCECVEGTGATYRGTVAVTKSGTPCQRWDSSSPHKPGYTPPDGKDHNYCRNPSRAAMPWCYTTDPGKRWEVCDIAPCECRMGKGTSYRGTVAVTKSGKTCQRWDSKSPHKPYYKPQDRKDHNYCRNPDGQAQPWCYTTDPGTRWEFCDIPGCGDSMADVIPKL, from the exons GACTTGTTCCCGTGGCTGACTGTACCTCGGGGCGATCCGGACATGTCCAACATGACGATGGTCCTGCTGCTCCTCCTGGCGGCTGCCACCTGCACTGCAGCTGCAGACATGCCTGCCGGTGTCGACATAAGTGACATTGAAGAAAGG GTCGAAGCTTTAGATGAGACTTTGGAAGAGATATTGTCGGAAATG TCGGAGGATCCTGGCCAAAATAATGACTACTTCCGACGTGGCCTCGACCCCAAGGCTCAAGGAG CGGAAGCCTGCCTGGTCTACAAAGGGGAATCCTACCGTGGAAAACTGGCCACCACAGTGACGGGAAAGAAGTGCCAGCGATGGGCCAGTCAGACTCCACATTCCCACAAATACCGGCCGGACAAGTACGAGTCGGACGGGCTGAACgagaactactgccgcaaccctGACGGTCACTCCGCGCCCTGGTGCTACACCATGGACATGGGCAAGAGATGGGAGTACTGCAACGTGCCCGGATGTG ACTGCGTGAACTATAAAGGAACAACCTACCGCGGGACCATCGCCGTCACCAAGTCAGGGAAGACGTGTCAGCCGTGGGCCAGTCAGACGCCGCATAGCCACAAGTACACGCCTGTCAAGTACCTGAACTACGGACTGGACcagaactactgccgcaacccgTCTGGTAACGCCATGCcgtggtgctacaccacggacccCGGGAAGAAATGGGACTACTGTGACATCCCAGGATGCG AGTGTGTGGAAGGGACCGGAGCAACCTACCGCGGGACTGTGGCCGTGACCAAGTCAGGCACGCcctgtcagcgctgggacagctCCTCACCCCACAAGCCCGGCTACACGCCGCCGGATGGTAAAGACcacaactactgccgcaaccccTCCAGAGCAGCCATgccctggtgctacaccacggacccTGGAAAGAGATGGGAGGTCTGTGACATTGCACCATGCG AATGCCGCATGGGAAAAGGGACGTCCTACCGCGGGACCGTGGCCGTGACCAAGTCAGGCAAAACCTGTCAGCGATGGGACAGCAAATCTCCACACAAGCCGTACTACAAGCCGCAAGATCGTAAAGATcacaactactgccgcaacccgGACGGTCAAGCCCAgccctggtgctacaccacggacccGGGGACCAGATGGGAGTTCTGTGACATACCGGGATGCG GGGACTCAATGGCAGATGTGATTCCGAAGTTGTGA
- the LOC118418222 gene encoding C-type mannose receptor 2-like, with the protein MSVCMRPLFFAVWWAPMGSGGWEWADGAPLSTCSYTNWAPGQPGNIGGQQCVMLKAAAGFKWDNAGCSQKMYFICQTGPGDTDACGGQSAREVEADADPENAFNAMRSSLLQEEAALSDREADKLRRSESETDFHGLLRLSELRAALEAETEYGPGAMEKLGQISRELGEVWQAEEDPDVDDDQADEIPREFNVVWQSEEDPDIQMWMRMRTRLMKSRERWARLGRSRRLRRMKTPPQL; encoded by the exons atgtctgtgtgtatgcgCCCTTTATTCTTCGCCGTCTGGTGGGCgcccatg GGGAGCGGCGGCTGGGAATGGGCGGACGGAGCTCCCCTGTCGACCTGCAGCTACACGAACTGGGCCCCCGGACAGCCGGGCAACATCGGGGGACAGCAGTGCGTCATGCTGAAGGCAGCAGCCGGCTTCAAGTGGGACAACGCCGGGTGCAGCCAGAAGATGTACTTCATCTGCCAAACAG GACCGGGAGATACGGACGCGTGTGGGGGACAGTCAG CACGAGAAGTCGAAGCAGATGCCGACCCGGAAAACGCCTTCAACGCGATGCGGTCCTCCCTCCTGCAGGAGGAAGCGGCGCTGTCCGACCGCGAGGCCGACAAGCTCCGCCGCTCCGAGTCCGAGACCGACTTCCACGGCCTGTTGCGCCTGAGCGAGCTGAGGGCCGCGCTGGAGGCGGAGACCGAGTACGGGCCGGGGGCCATGGAGAAGCTGggccagatctcgcgagagctCGGAGAGGTTTGGCAGGCGGAGGAGGACCCGGATGTGGATGACGACCAGGCTGATGAAATCCCGCGAGAGTTCAACGTGGTTTGGCAGTCGGAGGAGGATCCAGATATCCAGATGTGGATGAGGATGAGGACCAGGTTGATGAAATCCCGCGAGAGATGGGCGAGACTTGGGAGGAGCAGGAGGCTGAGGAGGATGAAGACGCCACCACAACTGTGA